A genomic window from Salvia miltiorrhiza cultivar Shanhuang (shh) chromosome 5, IMPLAD_Smil_shh, whole genome shotgun sequence includes:
- the LOC130985833 gene encoding uncharacterized protein LOC130985833: MEEPQPLPRILAPCGSGRRSCGDSNSPEFEFWMVRNPSFPPPNLLSADELFSDGVLLPLHNLNLSNEVPPRGADASGSDRGPDPESSSTESAELSANSSLTSSKRWRDIFRKNDKKNGDDQSVKEKDSSVKERRREKKNGSVGGAGSSAELNINIWPFARSRSAGNSGTRPRAAAVATRKVSSAPCSRSNSRGESKSRKWPSSPGRGGVHLGRSSPVWQVRREKAVKNEGRRRVPVAGASKARVLSLNVPVCMGYRQHFSCSSDQNSAGAVVAAAGRPAAGDGVRGTNLFNIRSLFTKKVY; the protein is encoded by the coding sequence ATGGAGGAACCGCAGCCGCTGCCTCGAATCCTAGCGCCATGCGGCAGTGGAAGAAGAAGCTGTGGCGATTCGAACTCGCCGGAATTTGAGTTTTGGATGGTCAGAAACCCTTCTTTTCCACCGCCGAACCTTCTATCCGCCGACGAGCTCTTCTCCGATGGCGTCCTCCTCCCCCTCCACAATCTCAACCTCTCGAATGAGGTTCCGCCGCGAGGGGCTGACGCATCCGGGTCAGATCGAGGCCCGGACCCCGAATCCTCCTCTACGGAATCGGCTGAATTGTCGGCCAATTCCTCGTTGACTTCGTCAAAGCGGTGGAGAGATATTTTCAGGAAAAATGACAAGAAAAATGGTGACGATCAAAGCGTTAAGGAGAAAGATAGCAGCGTTAAAGAGcggagaagagagaagaagaatgGTAGCGTTGGTGGCGCCGGCAGCTCGGCGGAGCTGAACATTAACATATGGCCTTTCGCCAGGAGTAGATCTGCCGGTAACAGTGGAACTCGGCCGCgcgcggcggcggtggcgactCGGAAGGTGAGCAGCGCGCCGTGCTCGAGGAGTAACTCGAGGGGCGAATCGAAGTCGAGGAAGTGGCCCAGCAGCCCCGGCAGAGGCGGAGTCCACTTGGGAAGAAGCAGCCCCGTGTGGCAGGTCCGCCGCGAAAAGGCTGTCAAGAATGAGGGTCGACGGAGAGTCCCGGTTGCCGGTGCCTCTAAAGCTAGGGTTCTGAGTTTGAATGTCCCCGTGTGTATGGGCTACCGCCAGCATTTCAGCTGTAGCAGCGATCAGAATAGCGCCGGAGCTGTCGTCGCCGCCGCTGGCCGACCGGCCGCCGGTGATGGGGTACGTGGAACTAATTTGTTTAATATTAGAAGCCTCTTTACCAAGAAAGTCTATTGA
- the LOC130985834 gene encoding uncharacterized protein LOC130985834: protein MVTAWRLARALTSRRTIASAKTLNPRPSLSAAPLCNRSFEQQKSYGPDGWRPEVLPNFFVHTALAGLLGFGMLDVALADGDEKAAKSSPLPVSSSPLPESSSPSPESSSPLPESAKVPPPLESSPAASQHNLDEIARKEKARLIELLKSKGGRTGSYPHFTVSVKGQKLAIKFQVPPSAEIPFLIATLVSRLGVKDKDNGAGSDMILRAWDSGVAWQLVLSRPTTPKEAIGDQGDANNKSVDNEELCIVVFRPLISSDKAEIEFMKQGSFTSEELDALASILQLAEQPRSLGLGPRGGAARVPTVDKTISNLEGMGVKIYGLKPPNLEVPNADISWDNIAGYDNQKREIEDTILLALKSPEVYDDIARGTRCKFETNRPRAVLFEGPPGTGKTSCARVIANQAQVPLLYVPLEIVMSKYYGESERLLGKVFSLANELQDGAIIFLDEVDSLATTRDTDIHEATRRLLSVLLRQIDGFEQEKKVVVIAATNRKQDLDPALLSRFDSMVTFALPDQQTREAIVTQYAKHLTKTELAELARATEEMSGRDIRDVCQQAERQWASKIIRGQAQKNVEQSSLPPLGEYMESAVKRRTAILSVANQIRNPSPLSKKPQFDFI, encoded by the exons ATGGTGACTGCTTGGCGTCTCGCTCGGGCACTCACCTCACGCCGTACCATCGCCTCTGCCAAAACCCTAAACCCTCGTCCTTCCCTCTCAGCAGCACCTCTCTGCAATC GGAGTTTTGAGCAGCAAAAATCATATGGACCAGATGGTTGGAGACCAGAAGTGCTGCCCAATTTTTTTGTTCACACCGCTTTAGCTGGATTACTTGGATTTGGAATGTTGGATGTAGCCTTAGCAGATGGTGATGAG AAAGCTGCTAAAAGCTCGCCTTTGCCTGTAAGCAGCTCGCCTTTGCCTGAAAGCAGCTCGCCTTCACCTGAAAGCAGCTCCCCTTTGCCTGAATCTGCTAAAGTTCCTCCTCCACTGGAATCTTCTCCTGCTGCAAGTCAGCATAACCTGGATGAAATTGCGAGGAAAGAGAAAGCTCGACTAATAGAATTGCTAAAGAGCAAAGGAGGAAGAACTGGTTCTTATCCTCATTTTACTGTTTCTGTTAAGGGACAAAAG TTGGCAATCAAGTTCCAAGTTCCTCCCTCTGCTGAAATCCCTTTCCTAATTGCAACCCTTGTTTCACGTCTTGGAGTCAAGGACAAAGACAATGGTGCTGGATCAGATATGATACTGCGTGCTTGGGACAG TGGTGTTGCCTGGCAACTAGTGCTCAGTCGCCCAACAACTCCAAAAGAAGCAATTGGAGATCAAGGTGATGCAAACAACAAAAGTGTGGACAATGAAGAGTTATGCATCGTCGTGTTTCGTCCACTCATTAGCTCTGATAAAGCT GAAATTGAGTTCATGAAGCAGGGTAGTTTTACTTCTGAGGAACTTGATGCTTTGGCATCCATCTTACAGTTAGCAGAACAACCAAGAAGCTTAGGATTAGGGCCAAGGGGAGGTGCTGCACGGGTTCCAACAGTAGACAAGACAATCTCTAATCTGGAGGGAATGGGAGTCAAAATTTATGGACTTAAACCTCCCAACCTAGAAGTCCCAAATGCGGATATATCTTGGGATAACATTGCTGGCTATGATAATCAAAAGAG GGAAATAGAAGATACTATATTACTGGCTCTAAAGAGTCCAGAAGTGTATGATGACATTGCCCGTGGTACTCGGTGTAAGTTTGAGACAAACAGACCGCGTGCAGTGCTTTTTGAAGGCCCACCAG GTACAGGGAAAACATCTTGCGCTCGTGTGATTGCTAATCAAGCG CAAGTTCCATTGTTGTATGTCCCATTGGAAATTGTAATGTCTAAATATTATGGTGAAAGTGAGCGTTTGTTGGGGAAAGTGTTTTCACTGGCTAATGAACTACAAGATGGCGCCATCATTTTCCTTGATGAG GTTGATTCACTTGCTACCACTCGTGATACTGACATACATGAGGCCACACGTAGGCTTTTGTCTGTATTGTTGCGACAG ATTGATGGATTTGAGCAGGAAAAGAAAGTAGTGGTTATTGCTGCAACCAATAGAAAACAAGACCTTGATCCGGCGTTGCTCAG TCGGTTTGATTCCATGGTCACTTTTGCCCTACCTGATCAGCAGACTCGTGAAGCTATTGTGACTCAGTATGCTAAGCACTTGACAAAAACTGAACTTGCTGAGCTTGCCAGAGCCACCGAAGA AATGTCTGGTCGTGACATAAGAGATGTATGCCAACAAGCTGAGAGGCAATGGGCATCCAAG ATTATCCGGGGACAAGCACAGAAAAATGTGGAACAAAGCTCACTTCCTCCTCTTGGAGAATATATGGAAAGTGCTGTAAAACGGCGAACTGCTATTCTCTCTGTGGCTAATCAGATCCGAAATCCTAGCCCGCTTTCCAAAAAGCCTCAGTTCGATTTTATATGA
- the LOC130985835 gene encoding uncharacterized protein LOC130985835, translating to MDNPTQATKTRNPLKYTFDARFSPDTPQDDSSEFSNSSFQVIANSMARMEAAQLEMMKKREMARLDTQRRQAELDHEMTRMMLQTQAHIASTICHTRKRKNNSDHHSTTTTSAQNMHSDGALLLTLLLSNMI from the exons ATGGACAATCCAACTCAAGCAACCAAAACTAGAAATCCCCTCAAATATACTTTCGACGCTCGCTTCTCGCCAGATACTCCTCAGGATGACTCATCGGAATTCTCAAACTCCAGCTTCCAAGTGATAGCCAACAGCATGGCCCGAATGGAGGCCGCCCAGCTCGAGATGATGAAGAAGAGGGAGATGGCCAGGCTGGACACTCAGAGGCGCCAGGCTGAGTTGGACCACGAGATGACTCGGATGATGTTGCAAACGCAAGCGCATATCGCTTCAACCATCTGTCACACCAGGAAGAGGAAGAACAACAGTGATCATCATTCAACCACTACTACTTCTGCACAAAACATGCACAG TGATGGAGCTCTACTTCTCACTCTGCTCCTCTCCAACATGATTTGA